The window CATACATCTATAATAACGGGACGGAACAATCCTAATCAATTAAGAGCGGCCAAATGTTATATTTGAAAAAGCCTTAGGGACTCAGGGAGGTTACCGTTATTTCCGTAGACCCCACCCCACTGTATACCTCTATCCATCCCATCCATAATCAAATACTTTATAATCAATCATAATGTCTTAACCCCACTCTATTAGTTTACCGAAATGCCACTACATGCTCCACCAAAAATAATGTTTTTCCAAACCTATTGTGAATCTTGAAGTCGCAAAAGGGCACAAACCGAACCATGCCTTAAATGGAAAGTTGTTGGCGACGTGGGCCGCGGCCCGAGAGGTTTTTTTAACTACAAAGGTCACACTGTTACttgatataattaatttattaatattataataagtaaatttatttttgaaattataacatatcatttttgtttattgCAAAAATTATAATAAGTGTGAGCTCTGAGATAAAAAGCTACGTACATGGTATGCATTTCGTTATATTACTGTCGCGAGTTACCTTAATAATAGGGTTTTTGTGCCATATAAATCGTTCTTTTAAGGAGTTAAGGAAAAACTTGAGCCGCGTGTTTACCTTTAACGGTGATTCAAGCCCTAGTGCCGTAGTGCGTAACGCGCGGCCTTGTTCTACATATGCACACGCACACAGTGAACCCGCTCTCCATGATGACGGAACCCAAAAGCAAAGACTCACCGCATCATATAAAATCCGACGCCTGAGGAGAAAAAGCAAAACGCACATACAAATGGCAATTTAAAGTTTTAAACGGCACAAAcacctgtctctctctctctctctctctcacgccGCCGATAACGTAACGGTTCTTTGAAACTTTCGGCGGAAAATCCGAGCTGTTCGGCGATTCGAGTTCTCTAGTAACTTTCACTTtcagtgtttttcttttcaaactgtTGATTCcgttcaattttcaaatttgtctttgagaggtactctctctctctctctctaaaaatctAATTGCTACTGTTTATCTTTTGAATATTTTCTTGAAAACCGAttttatttcatgaaaaatgaGATTGGATAATGTATCGACTCTTTTCAGCATCAGATTATTGGATTCTTAATTTCCCTTTTAGAAATGTAAATGATTTTTTTGCctattattttcataattttttttgcttttagttCTTGTAATTTCTATATTGTCTGcaaaatttaagaaattttaatttctgtGCGGTATAATCGTATGCTTCAGCGGCTGTTCTTACAAATCTGGTTGTGCACTGAGCTCAGGGGATTTTGCtaatcccaaattcaattcaaatccAACTGCGCTCAGATACATTTTCGTTTCGGTTTCCAGGAATTTAGAAAATATTCTGTTCAAATACTTACAAATTCCTGGAAACCGaaacgaaattttttttaatctgagGATCAACATTTTATGATTTATGAAAGCAACAAAAAATGAGTCCATTATTTTTGTTAAGAATCTGAATATTGTATCAGCTCTACCTGTTGTGAACTTGTGATTTTGTTCTGCTCTTAATTTGTTTAGTGATTTTGTTTATCTAAAACAAATCCAATTTGCACTGCTACTAAGGTTCAAGAAGTATATTTGATATGTTGTTTGTCGAAAATTTGGTAGTTGCATGGTATAGAAGTGAGctattttatgtttcttttgttaCTCCAGACGATTTGTTTGACCAAGCgcttattttcttttgtatgGGCAGGTATAAAGAAGATGATAGGATCCTTTCTTACCAGAACACTTGTGTATGTCATCGATTGGCCTTCGCTTTAGGTTGCGTTTCAAGGGACGTTTGATTATTTTCAAATCTAATTCCCGGGTTTTATGTCTTGGCATTTGACAGGATGGCTCTTGGATATGCTTATCCAGCTTATGAGTGCTACAAAACTGTTGAAAAGAACAAGCCAGAGATTGAACAGCTTCGCTTTTGGTGCCAGTATTGGTATAAACCCCGTCTTGTGTCTAAGATAGTCTTCTATTTGTCCTTATGATTCTTAGCGATGACCCGCTTTTCATCCTTGAATTTCAGGATTTTGGTGGCTGTTTTGACTGTTTGTGAGAGAGTTGGTGATGCTTTTGTTTCATGGTGGGGATTTGGATTGGAATGCTGAGAGAATTTAAATATGCTTTTTTGTGCCACTTCTTCGTCtcattctgttttttttttcttgaagggTTCCAATGTATAGCGAAGCTAAGTTGCTCTTCATTATATATCTGTGGTTTCCTAAAACAAAGGTATAGGATTCCGTAAGGGTTTTTGGACTCAGATTATCagcttatttaattttttgtttgccCTTTTATTACTAGTATACCTTTCCTCATGCTCACAACCATCTCCGTGTTGCAGGGTACGACCTATGTGTATGATTCCTTCTTTAGACCATATCTTGCGAAgcatgaaaatgaaattgatagGAACTTGTTGGAACTGAGAACTAGAGCTGGTGACATGGCAATTTTGTATTGGCAAAGAGCTGCAAGCTATAGTCAGACGAGAATATTTGACATTTTGCAGTATGTTGCCGCACAATCGACACCAAGCCCTCGCCCTGCGCAGGTATTATGATATGATTCGGACTTGGTGTTTTCAGTTTTACCATTATGTCCCATCACTATTGATTGCAACATCGCCAATCTTGGCATCCAGTCCGTTGGAGCAAGTTATCCAAACGttattgtctttctatcattcagatatttattttttgtgcgTGTTGAATTGTTATGTTGGTGTTTTACTATGCTTTGCCCTTTCATCGTCTTTTCTTTAAATTAGTCTTTTCAACCTTTCAAGTACTTTTTTCAAGGTTATTTTGTTTGAACTTGGGGatattatgtgtgtgtgtgtgtgtgtgtgtgtgtatttcttCCATTTAGTTATAGTTGATCGTTCATGCCTTGGTGAGGTTGGTACTGGATTGGAAGTCATCCTACCTTAGATGAAATGCTGTGTTGATTCACGAGTTATTGATTGTATGTCACATCTCTTTAATACTCTGCATTCCGCTATGCATGTGTGTTACTCTTGAAATTGCAGCCACAACAAGGTGTTAGGCGCCAACCGCCTGCTGGTCGCCAACCCCCTGCTGCTTCAGCTCCAAGTCGCCAAGCAGCTGCAACAACGCAAGCACAGCCTGAAGAACCGCCGTCTCCCACTTCCAGTACTTCTTCAAGCAAGGACCAAAAGGAGATTGCCGAAGCCTTAGCATCTTCACCAAACCCTAAACCTGCCCCGCAAGCAGCAGGTTCAGTTACTCTAAAAGCAACAGCAACAGCAGCTGCATCTGAATCATCGAGCCAAGCTACCCCAACTGAAGAGGTTGCACCAATGCAGATTGACGCAGTGCCATCCTCTTCAGCGACTGAAGAGACAAATCCTCCCCCGAAAGAGACAGTTATGGAGGAAACCATTCGGGTCACACGTGGAAGGTTGAGGAAAGCTCGTAATGCAGGAAGCCGTTGAAATTTCACGTTTTTAGATTTGCGTAGGTGGACAAAAGACGGCTATTTGAACGGCTGTTTCATTCGTTTTTTTTCATCGTTGAACGCAATTCAGCAGATAAAAAGGGTTCTGATATATTGTAGGGGCTGATTGAACAATTACCAGAATATAACGAACGTGGTATTGGAATCGGAGTTGAGTCAGGAGAAAGATGAATCAGGTGTTGATGTATATAAATTTgggttatgataagtaatttGAAATAATCTAAATTGAAAGCACCAAATCTTTATTTGTTGGTTATAGACGGGATATCATTTGTGGTTAAGTTTGAACTTTTGAACGCCACTTCATCAGGTCAAGATGTCGGAAAAACTTTAGTAAGGCAGGGCGACCAAGTGCATTGACATTGTACCTACTTGGACGGGGTGAGATGATACATGAATATAGggcttgtttttgtttttttgaggGTGAATTCTAAGGTCTACCCGTCTAATCATATGACTGACCAACTACACACACATGAGAGCCCCTTATATTGGATTAGGATTCTTTTCGCATCCCTTCCATCTGGATTATCCGGATCCTTTAATCCTATTCGTTCAACCGAACATTGAATGACAAGGAATTAACtaaactttattttcttttttcgctTTTTCATGTTCATCTTCTACTCCTTTctcacactttctctctctctctctaactctcttCTTTCTCAATCTGGGAGGACTTGGTTCCAGTTTTGGGCAACCGAAGTCTGGAAGACGACGGTGTGGGAGTGGTGGGTCGGCAGTTGGAGCCAACACCAATCGGAGAACGCAGAGATTTGAAGGATTCAGAGGAAAGGGATCCAGGGAGAATTTCAACTGCTCTATATTGTCTTTTCTCCTGTCCTACCACACCTCATTTTCTCTTCATGTGATAAATGATTTGACCAGCCACGTGGTGACTCTACACCGAAATTTTTCTCCTAAAATTAAGATGGGCTGGACCCAGCTGAACGAGATATTGGGCTTCCATAATGCGAAATTCAAaagatttcatttttgtttttcaccaGCAAAGGAAGGGAGCCACGTAGGAGGGAGGAACGTTGAGTTGAGTTTGTGATAGAAAAAGCTCTTGAGAGTCTGGTGGTTGAAATTAGAGGTAACTGCCAACCCCACATATCCCAAACTCCACCATCGCCTTGcaatttcttcttctccttccgtCTTCTTCAAACTTCAGTTTCAGTAAATAGACGTGGAAATGTCACAAGCACCCTCACTCCCCCGTCTTCGCTCTCCCTTCCTTTCTTGCCCCCTCAAGCTTTCCAACT of the Pyrus communis chromosome 1, drPyrComm1.1, whole genome shotgun sequence genome contains:
- the LOC137709866 gene encoding putative HVA22-like protein g, whose translation is MIGSFLTRTLVMALGYAYPAYECYKTVEKNKPEIEQLRFWCQYWILVAVLTVCERVGDAFVSWVPMYSEAKLLFIIYLWFPKTKGTTYVYDSFFRPYLAKHENEIDRNLLELRTRAGDMAILYWQRAASYSQTRIFDILQYVAAQSTPSPRPAQPQQGVRRQPPAGRQPPAASAPSRQAAATTQAQPEEPPSPTSSTSSSKDQKEIAEALASSPNPKPAPQAAGSVTLKATATAAASESSSQATPTEEVAPMQIDAVPSSSATEETNPPPKETVMEETIRVTRGRLRKARNAGSR